In a single window of the Fibrobacter sp. genome:
- a CDS encoding type II toxin-antitoxin system RelB/DinJ family antitoxin codes for MQSTLLQVRVDEKTRSAAGSIFEKLGIDLPTAVRMFLARTILENGIPFSMKLRPTAPDDVLEAMKQASQSAADAGVADMSLEEINAEIAQARAGK; via the coding sequence ATGCAGAGCACATTACTACAAGTCAGGGTGGACGAAAAGACCCGTTCCGCAGCAGGGAGCATTTTTGAGAAACTCGGTATAGACCTGCCGACAGCCGTCCGAATGTTCCTTGCCCGCACCATTCTCGAAAACGGCATCCCTTTCAGCATGAAACTCCGCCCGACCGCACCCGACGATGTCCTTGAAGCCATGAAGCAGGCTTCGCAGTCCGCCGCCGATGCAGGAGTCGCCGACATGTCCCTTGAAGAAATCAACGCCGAAATCGCACAGGCGCGGGCAGGCAAATGA